Within the Medicago truncatula cultivar Jemalong A17 chromosome 4, MtrunA17r5.0-ANR, whole genome shotgun sequence genome, the region CAATTCTAAAAGAACCATCTTGGGCAGCCACTTTTAGTCTCTTCTGTCGCTTCTTGGGCAGCTTAGGCAGGACTAAGCTAACATCACCCAACTCTCCAGAGAAAGCCTCCAAGTTGAGCCATTTCACCAAAAGCATCGCCCTTTCTTCTCTTGAATCTGGAGCTGATGATGTGATGTAACTCACAGCTTCCTCAAACACCCTTCTGGCATGCTCAATGCATTGTTTCTTTTGTTCTAAACCCGCCTTATAAGTAGCTGTTGCTTCAAACTCTGCATAGCTTATCCATATCTCCAAGTGCTGCTTTTTCCTATTAGGAATTCTTTCATAATGCACTCTTGTTCTCTCAAATTCAATCTTAGCAGTCTCAAAATCAAGGAATGCCTTCCATAACAACTCATGCTCTGGTCGAGCAATTGCAGACTCAAATATTGCTCTAGCTCGTTCAGTCTCAGATGAAGATCTCTCCAACTCTTCTGCATACTTGCTCCATGCATTGCATTTTTTAGCTGACCACTCCAGATACTTTACATACAAATTCCTGCATCGATCTGTATTACCAAGCTCCAATTCCATTTCAATATACTTCTTAAATAGCTCATGTTTAGGAGCGATTCCAATTGCATAACCTAATATTCGACGAGCACCATTGAAATTCAGCATACGTATTTCAAACTGTGCTGCTAGAAGCCATAACTTTGCAGATGAGATCTTCTTGTGAGCCATCAGGTTGAAACACCTCCTGTACACATCTCTTGCTCGCTCCATATCTCCAGCATCAAGCTCTTCATAGAGTGCATACTTAATGAACAGAAAAATATAGCTCCGCCAGGAAATCTTTTCCTGATTTGGAGGAACATTAGATATAGCTCTCTCATAAACCTCCCTAGTTTTTTCCTCATCCCCCACACTTTCTTCCAATCGTATATAGCTTAACCAGGAATCATAGTTGAAAGGATTTTCCCTCGCTTCTTTTTCAAATGCCACAATCTTGCATGGGTAATTTAATAGCGTGTGGTTCAAGTAATCAACTTCAGGTAATTTAATCTGTTGGAGTTCCTTATCTTCGATAAGAATCAGCTCAGTTGTGATTTGAATTGGTGCA harbors:
- the LOC11415167 gene encoding pre-mRNA-splicing factor clf1 yields the protein MSLSTLSYHTREDTEVNFPRPTTVNNKTDAPIQITTELILIEDKELQQIKLPEVDYLNHTLLNYPCKIVAFEKEARENPFNYDSWLSYIRLEESVGDEEKTREVYERAISNVPPNQEKISWRSYIFLFIKYALYEELDAGDMERARDVYRRCFNLMAHKKISSAKLWLLAAQFEIRMLNFNGARRILGYAIGIAPKHELFKKYIEMELELGNTDRCRNLYVKYLEWSAKKCNAWSKYAEELERSSSETERARAIFESAIARPEHELLWKAFLDFETAKIEFERTRVHYERIPNRKKQHLEIWISYAEFEATATYKAGLEQKKQCIEHARRVFEEAVSYITSSAPDSREERAMLLVKWLNLEAFSGELGDVSLVLPKLPKKRQKRLKVAAQDGSFRIEEFFDYRFPEETQATHLKKQKLSCSVA